A single region of the Halopiger xanaduensis SH-6 genome encodes:
- a CDS encoding carbohydrate ABC transporter permease, producing the protein MATDTDTEGAIGSESDADRERTGNALVNWMEGLSEGAYAYLLLLPAFALLTLIAFYPMIRTFVMSLRADQTRGMDPLGGFVGPENYVDILTGNARLARQFLDVSLASSFPFVEFGTPFFQQALFVTLAFAIISVVFETLIGFGQAYVLDQDFRGRRWVRVAIILPWAVPIVIQGMIFFLLFQPTVGFGTDVMQWLGIFGASPLANSRDAFIIILVADIWKSSAFMALLILAGLQSVDRSLYDVARVAGASPWQRFKLITLPLVMPALLVAMLFRTMDAMRVFGLIEATAGCTTVPSLTCLVVEAMFGGTRIYATAAAVAFSTALVIGIIIGGYVLLFRDTEGGLY; encoded by the coding sequence ATGGCGACTGATACCGACACGGAGGGAGCGATCGGCAGCGAGTCCGACGCCGACCGGGAGCGGACCGGCAACGCCCTCGTCAACTGGATGGAAGGGCTGAGCGAGGGGGCCTACGCGTACCTGCTGTTGCTCCCGGCGTTCGCGCTGCTGACGTTGATCGCGTTCTACCCGATGATACGAACGTTCGTCATGTCGCTGCGGGCCGATCAGACGCGGGGCATGGATCCGCTCGGCGGGTTCGTCGGTCCGGAGAACTACGTCGACATCTTGACCGGGAACGCGCGCCTGGCGCGGCAGTTCCTCGACGTCTCGCTGGCCTCGTCGTTCCCGTTCGTCGAATTCGGCACGCCGTTCTTCCAGCAGGCGCTGTTCGTCACGCTCGCCTTCGCCATCATTAGCGTCGTCTTCGAGACGCTGATCGGCTTCGGCCAGGCGTACGTGCTCGATCAGGACTTCCGCGGCCGGCGCTGGGTCCGCGTGGCGATCATCCTTCCGTGGGCGGTGCCGATCGTCATCCAGGGGATGATCTTCTTCCTGCTGTTCCAGCCGACGGTCGGCTTCGGCACCGACGTGATGCAGTGGCTCGGAATCTTCGGCGCGAGCCCGCTGGCCAACAGCCGGGACGCCTTCATCATCATCCTCGTGGCCGACATCTGGAAGTCGTCGGCGTTCATGGCCCTGCTGATCCTCGCGGGGCTCCAGAGCGTCGACCGAAGCCTCTACGACGTCGCCCGCGTCGCCGGCGCGTCGCCCTGGCAGCGGTTCAAGCTGATCACTCTGCCGCTCGTGATGCCGGCGCTTTTGGTCGCCATGCTGTTCCGCACGATGGACGCGATGCGGGTCTTCGGACTGATCGAGGCGACGGCGGGCTGTACGACCGTCCCGTCGCTGACCTGCCTCGTCGTCGAAGCGATGTTCGGCGGCACCCGCATCTACGCGACGGCCGCCGCGGTCGCGTTCTCGACGGCGCTCGTGATCGGCATCATCATCGGCGGCTACGTGCTCCTGTTCCGCGACACCGAAGGAGGGCTGTACTGA
- a CDS encoding phosphatase PAP2 family protein: protein MSFLVVLLELALVVVTMLVTASLAIVGPRRIVSSLGDFRWRLEICFIPLLALASVLILRWSTADAVVRLERRVFGNNITQWLFDFDRLFGPGGPVALLQSLQSPALTSYFVFAYVYGYAFLLLFPFIAYFALEETDDLADLILAFTANYAIGLCCYVLFMAYGPRNFDPLLFDGLLYDAFPRIRDLTGNVNRPTNVFPSLHTSLSMTVFFFAWQTREKYPTWVPVAGVLAISIVFATMYLGIHWFSDVVAGTLLAAVSVYIGRSYTVREATESGRRYLSDRLGSGGRTDGD, encoded by the coding sequence ATGTCGTTCCTCGTCGTCCTCCTCGAGCTCGCCCTCGTCGTCGTCACGATGCTCGTGACTGCGTCCCTGGCGATCGTCGGCCCGCGGCGGATCGTCTCGTCGCTGGGCGACTTCCGCTGGCGGCTCGAGATCTGTTTCATCCCGCTGCTCGCGCTCGCGAGCGTGTTGATCCTCCGCTGGTCGACGGCCGACGCCGTCGTGCGGCTCGAGCGCCGCGTCTTCGGAAACAACATCACGCAGTGGCTGTTCGACTTCGACCGGCTGTTCGGTCCCGGGGGACCGGTCGCCCTGCTCCAGTCGCTCCAGTCGCCGGCGCTGACGTCGTACTTCGTCTTCGCGTACGTCTACGGCTACGCGTTTCTGCTCCTCTTCCCCTTTATCGCGTACTTCGCGCTCGAGGAGACGGACGACCTGGCGGATCTGATTCTGGCGTTTACGGCGAACTACGCCATCGGTCTGTGTTGCTACGTTCTCTTTATGGCCTACGGGCCGCGCAACTTCGATCCGCTGCTGTTCGACGGGCTGCTGTACGACGCGTTCCCCCGCATCCGGGATCTGACGGGTAACGTGAACCGGCCGACGAACGTCTTCCCGTCGCTGCACACGTCGCTGTCGATGACCGTGTTCTTCTTCGCGTGGCAGACCCGCGAGAAGTATCCGACGTGGGTTCCGGTCGCCGGCGTCCTCGCGATCAGCATCGTCTTCGCGACGATGTACCTCGGCATCCACTGGTTCTCCGACGTCGTCGCCGGCACGCTGCTGGCCGCGGTGAGCGTCTATATCGGCCGCAGCTACACCGTTCGCGAGGCGACCGAGTCCGGACGCCGGTACCTCAGCGACCGGCTCGGTTCCGGCGGGCGGACGGACGGCGACTGA
- a CDS encoding ABC transporter ATP-binding protein has product MSRVRLENITKRYGEETAVDDISLEVEDGEFVTLVGPSGCGKSTTMETVAGLTQPTEGKVYIGDDEVTNLAPKDRGVAMVFQNIALFPHMDVFENISFGLRLRKYDDEEIRRRVEQAADIVQLDGMLDRMPKEMSGGQQQRVGIARAIVRNPDVFLMDEPLANLDAKLRVHMRTELQRLHRELDATVIYVTHDQAEAMTMSNRIAVLNKGKLQQIAPPLVCYNEPTNLFVAGFIGSPSMNFVEGTLVEDGLETNNFTVDLDPSRIPDVTVGDDVTLGIRPEDVHLSQYADSLADPTDPIDARTDVLEPMGDEVFVYLLLSEAAAGSMEQDPATSPNQLLMSVTPDTEIEADQAVDVVLDRSKIHLFDTATGDALLHGVSDRSEREPGTTPTEADS; this is encoded by the coding sequence ATGTCACGAGTACGACTCGAGAACATCACGAAGCGGTACGGAGAGGAAACGGCAGTCGACGATATCAGCCTCGAGGTCGAGGACGGCGAGTTCGTCACGCTCGTCGGCCCCTCGGGCTGTGGCAAGTCGACGACGATGGAGACGGTCGCCGGCCTCACCCAGCCCACGGAGGGCAAGGTGTACATCGGCGACGACGAGGTCACGAACCTCGCACCCAAGGATCGAGGCGTCGCGATGGTCTTCCAGAACATCGCCCTGTTCCCCCACATGGACGTCTTCGAGAACATCTCGTTCGGGCTGCGGCTCCGGAAGTACGACGACGAGGAGATCCGGCGGCGCGTCGAGCAGGCCGCCGATATCGTCCAACTCGACGGGATGTTAGACCGGATGCCCAAAGAGATGTCCGGCGGCCAGCAACAGCGGGTCGGCATCGCCCGCGCGATCGTTCGCAACCCCGACGTGTTCCTGATGGACGAGCCGTTGGCGAACTTGGACGCGAAGCTCCGGGTGCACATGCGTACGGAGCTCCAGCGGCTCCACCGGGAGCTCGACGCGACGGTCATCTACGTCACCCACGACCAGGCCGAGGCGATGACGATGTCGAACCGGATCGCCGTCCTGAACAAGGGGAAACTCCAGCAGATCGCGCCGCCGCTGGTCTGTTACAACGAGCCGACGAACCTGTTCGTCGCCGGCTTCATCGGCTCGCCCTCGATGAACTTCGTCGAGGGCACGCTCGTCGAGGACGGCCTCGAGACGAACAACTTCACCGTCGACTTGGATCCGTCCCGGATTCCCGACGTGACCGTGGGCGACGACGTCACGCTCGGTATCAGGCCGGAGGACGTCCACCTGTCCCAGTACGCCGACTCGCTGGCCGATCCGACGGATCCGATCGACGCCCGAACCGACGTGCTCGAGCCGATGGGCGACGAAGTGTTCGTCTATCTGTTGCTATCCGAGGCGGCGGCGGGCTCGATGGAGCAAGATCCCGCGACGTCGCCGAACCAGCTGTTGATGAGCGTCACGCCGGACACGGAGATCGAGGCGGATCAGGCGGTCGACGTCGTCCTCGATCGATCGAAGATCCACCTCTTCGATACGGCGACCGGCGACGCGCTCCTTCACGGCGTGTCCGACCGCTCGGAGCGAGAACCCGGGACGACCCCCACGGAAGCGGACAGTTGA
- a CDS encoding carboxypeptidase-like regulatory domain-containing protein, giving the protein MQVERSLALELERREVAVGTPLAVRVRDVGGRPIEGAVVEAGSGAKRKRTDAHGRCEFTFHAPGYWKLIARKAGTDRVAYDPATALVRAVPTSTVTRGPRIASR; this is encoded by the coding sequence ATGCAAGTCGAACGATCACTCGCGCTCGAGCTCGAGCGCCGCGAGGTCGCCGTCGGGACGCCGCTCGCGGTCCGGGTCCGCGACGTCGGCGGGCGGCCGATCGAGGGGGCGGTCGTCGAAGCCGGGTCGGGAGCGAAACGGAAGCGAACCGACGCGCACGGCCGGTGCGAGTTTACGTTCCACGCACCGGGGTACTGGAAACTCATCGCGCGCAAAGCCGGCACCGACCGCGTCGCGTACGATCCGGCGACCGCTCTCGTTCGGGCCGTTCCCACGTCAACGGTCACGCGCGGCCCCCGAATCGCATCGCGATAA
- a CDS encoding extracellular solute-binding protein, which translates to MGRDTGGRRDRPPGRLGRRSFLKAASVTTATGTAAVAGCVGQGRESGAVVMTAASDVAGIMHSDGDEPSIQQALWDAGLDEDIRVEVQTVVSNSAQRMQTTQSALEAGRAPPDIHMMDSGWTVPFVLRNQTVNLTENLPEDVLGYVNDNYLEAILETARHPETGDLHALPLFPDLGFTLYREDMIEDAGYDTGGWGTDPPSWEEFSNAVADARDQAGIDYGFTTQAAAYEGLACCTFNEVMTSWGGAYFGGVDNLFTAGDRPITVDGERVIDAIRMMRSFIEGEEANTLDGYAQICPSAVVQWTEQQSLSPFADGSAVANRNWSYAIAQTGTEEAFGENLGVMTRPYAVSQEEAEYEGTGGTTAALGGWNLAVSPFSERQEEALQVLEAFANEEVMLTIFQLGGFLPPNLDLVAEADAEEVGPVVRYADVVQSASENAVPRPATDLWPEQSALIYQSVNAAYRGAQSPESAMNDLAQELEQSEAEVGSNGD; encoded by the coding sequence ATGGGACGTGATACCGGCGGGAGGCGCGACCGTCCACCAGGGCGTCTGGGACGTCGGTCGTTCCTGAAAGCCGCGTCGGTGACAACCGCTACCGGAACGGCCGCCGTCGCCGGCTGTGTCGGACAGGGTCGGGAATCCGGGGCCGTGGTGATGACCGCCGCCTCGGACGTCGCGGGCATCATGCACAGCGACGGCGACGAGCCGTCGATCCAGCAGGCCCTCTGGGACGCCGGCCTCGACGAGGATATCCGCGTCGAGGTCCAGACCGTCGTCAGCAACTCCGCTCAGCGGATGCAGACGACCCAGTCGGCCCTCGAGGCGGGCCGCGCGCCCCCAGACATTCACATGATGGACAGCGGGTGGACGGTTCCGTTCGTCCTTCGAAATCAAACGGTCAATCTGACCGAAAACCTGCCGGAGGACGTACTCGGGTACGTCAACGACAACTACCTCGAGGCGATTCTCGAGACGGCTCGTCATCCCGAAACCGGCGACCTCCACGCCTTACCGCTGTTCCCCGACCTGGGATTTACGCTGTACCGAGAGGACATGATCGAGGACGCGGGGTACGACACCGGCGGCTGGGGAACCGATCCGCCGTCGTGGGAGGAGTTCTCGAACGCGGTCGCCGACGCGCGCGACCAGGCGGGGATCGATTACGGTTTTACGACGCAGGCGGCCGCCTACGAAGGGCTGGCCTGTTGTACGTTCAACGAGGTGATGACCTCCTGGGGCGGGGCGTACTTCGGCGGCGTCGACAACCTGTTCACCGCCGGCGACCGGCCGATCACGGTCGACGGGGAGCGCGTCATCGACGCGATTCGAATGATGCGCTCGTTCATCGAGGGAGAGGAGGCGAACACCCTCGACGGCTACGCCCAGATCTGTCCGTCGGCGGTCGTCCAGTGGACCGAACAGCAGTCGCTCAGCCCGTTCGCGGACGGGAGCGCCGTCGCGAACCGAAACTGGTCGTACGCGATCGCCCAGACCGGTACCGAGGAGGCCTTCGGCGAGAACCTCGGCGTCATGACGCGGCCGTACGCGGTCTCGCAGGAGGAGGCCGAGTACGAAGGGACGGGCGGTACCACCGCGGCGCTGGGCGGGTGGAACCTCGCCGTGAGCCCGTTCTCCGAACGGCAGGAGGAGGCGCTGCAGGTCCTCGAGGCCTTCGCCAACGAGGAGGTCATGCTGACGATCTTCCAACTCGGCGGCTTCCTGCCGCCGAACCTCGATCTGGTCGCGGAGGCCGACGCGGAGGAGGTCGGACCGGTCGTCCGCTACGCCGACGTGGTCCAGTCGGCCAGCGAGAACGCGGTCCCGCGGCCGGCGACGGACCTCTGGCCCGAGCAGTCGGCGCTGATCTACCAGTCCGTCAACGCGGCGTACCGCGGGGCCCAATCGCCGGAATCCGCGATGAACGATCTCGCCCAAGAACTCGAACAGAGCGAAGCGGAGGTGGGATCGAATGGCGACTGA
- a CDS encoding carbohydrate ABC transporter permease produces the protein MTDAHDTHTDTDSTDPIHDGTGTGTDTDRDTDIGSDTRRAPTLRPDGGGNVLEEGRDAELDRGPFQQWVADSISDPGRVYRAMFYVAAIFFLFTTLFPFYWLLMVALTPEGQLENIIFTPNGFNPGAFVEVFQVIPFHWYMFNSFVIALGSTIVVLVVGSLAGYAFGRLEFPGRTPLMLLVLIISFFPPAAFFIPLNDLFNTSFFFLEPITGDGTLYNTPFALVTPLSAIFMPLAIFILTTFYAQIPDGLEDAARVEGTTRLGALFRVIIPLSAPGVATAGVLTFIAVYNEFFFSFLMTDGQPQNWAPILEGILAYQGQYQVMYHLMAAASILGVIPVAILVVIAQEKIVSGLTAGALKE, from the coding sequence ATGACCGACGCACACGACACCCACACCGACACCGATTCCACCGATCCGATCCACGACGGTACCGGTACCGGAACCGACACCGACAGGGATACCGACATCGGCAGCGACACGCGCCGCGCTCCGACGCTCCGCCCGGACGGCGGGGGGAACGTCCTCGAGGAAGGCCGCGACGCGGAGCTCGACCGCGGCCCGTTCCAGCAGTGGGTGGCCGACTCCATCTCCGATCCGGGACGGGTCTACCGCGCCATGTTCTACGTCGCGGCGATTTTCTTCCTGTTTACGACGCTGTTCCCGTTCTACTGGCTGCTGATGGTCGCGCTGACGCCGGAGGGACAGCTGGAGAACATCATCTTCACGCCGAACGGGTTCAATCCCGGCGCGTTCGTCGAGGTGTTCCAGGTCATCCCGTTCCACTGGTACATGTTCAACAGCTTCGTGATCGCGCTGGGGTCGACAATCGTCGTCCTCGTCGTCGGGAGCCTCGCGGGCTACGCGTTCGGCCGCCTCGAGTTCCCCGGCCGGACGCCGCTCATGCTGCTCGTGTTGATCATCTCCTTCTTCCCGCCGGCGGCCTTCTTCATCCCGCTGAACGACCTCTTTAACACGTCGTTCTTCTTCCTCGAGCCGATCACCGGCGACGGCACCCTCTACAACACGCCGTTCGCCCTCGTGACGCCGCTGTCGGCGATCTTCATGCCGCTGGCGATCTTCATCCTCACGACCTTCTACGCGCAGATTCCGGACGGCCTCGAGGACGCCGCGAGGGTGGAGGGGACGACCCGACTCGGCGCGCTGTTCCGGGTCATCATCCCGCTGTCGGCGCCCGGCGTCGCGACCGCCGGCGTGTTGACGTTCATCGCCGTCTACAACGAGTTCTTCTTCTCGTTCCTGATGACCGACGGCCAACCGCAGAACTGGGCGCCGATCCTCGAGGGGATCCTCGCCTACCAGGGCCAGTACCAGGTGATGTACCACCTCATGGCCGCCGCGAGCATCCTCGGGGTCATCCCCGTCGCGATTCTCGTGGTGATCGCGCAGGAAAAGATCGTCAGCGGACTGACCGCAGGCGCACTCAAGGAGTAA
- a CDS encoding Gfo/Idh/MocA family protein, producing the protein MTMNRSDIRTGIIGLGNIGQYHAERLVDLSVPIVGGMDIAEEARTRFGRRYDVDVYEDHQELYDTVDAVIITTPNKYHEEYAIDAFERDLHVLLEKPLAHSLESARRIADAADDSEGVCMIGFNNRFANTVRIVKNRIERGDLGDVIHVEANYVRRRGIPGRGSWFTRRQIAGGGALIDLGVHAIDLALYLLGYPEVKEVNGVTRGDFGSREEYAYLEMWGDDAGPSEFDVDDSASAFVRCADDRTISLEVAWATNRPADHEFVIRGTESAARFDLLEGDLSFHSASTAGPDHLEDTSVETRQNDTHTEEQKTFFDAIVAGEDCDDSVEQALSVQRIIDSIYRSSEEGQTITVGERERERER; encoded by the coding sequence ATGACAATGAATCGAAGCGACATTAGAACAGGAATTATCGGCCTCGGAAACATCGGACAGTACCACGCGGAGCGGCTCGTCGACCTCAGCGTCCCCATCGTCGGCGGCATGGATATCGCCGAGGAGGCGCGAACGCGATTCGGCCGCCGGTACGACGTCGACGTCTACGAGGATCATCAGGAACTGTACGATACCGTCGACGCCGTCATCATCACGACCCCGAACAAGTACCACGAGGAGTACGCCATCGACGCCTTCGAACGGGACTTACACGTCCTCCTCGAGAAACCCCTCGCGCACTCGTTAGAGAGCGCCCGGCGGATCGCCGACGCGGCGGACGACTCCGAGGGCGTCTGCATGATCGGCTTTAACAACCGGTTCGCGAACACCGTCCGCATCGTGAAAAACCGGATCGAACGCGGCGACCTCGGCGACGTAATCCACGTCGAGGCCAATTACGTCCGGCGGCGGGGCATCCCGGGACGGGGCTCGTGGTTCACCCGCAGACAGATCGCCGGCGGCGGGGCGCTCATCGATCTGGGCGTCCACGCGATCGACCTCGCGCTCTACCTGCTCGGCTACCCCGAGGTCAAGGAGGTAAACGGCGTCACGCGCGGCGATTTCGGGTCGCGGGAGGAGTACGCCTACCTCGAGATGTGGGGCGACGACGCCGGCCCGAGCGAGTTCGACGTCGACGACTCCGCCAGCGCGTTCGTTCGCTGTGCGGACGACCGGACGATCAGCCTCGAGGTGGCGTGGGCGACCAACCGGCCGGCCGACCACGAGTTCGTCATCCGGGGCACCGAGTCCGCCGCCCGATTCGACCTGCTCGAGGGCGATCTGAGCTTTCACTCGGCGAGCACGGCCGGCCCCGACCACCTCGAGGACACGTCGGTCGAGACGCGGCAAAACGATACCCACACGGAAGAACAGAAAACGTTCTTCGACGCGATCGTGGCCGGCGAAGACTGCGACGACAGCGTCGAGCAGGCGCTGTCGGTCCAGCGAATCATCGATTCGATCTACCGCTCGAGCGAGGAGGGCCAGACGATTACTGTCGGGGAACGGGAACGAGAACGGGAACGATAG
- a CDS encoding ABC transporter substrate-binding protein, with protein sequence MNDAPSITRRGVLAGAAGIATGSLAGCSERLWSRAENSGPEQVELTIKTLPTEDDEIAAMIMSQFRENLRRAGIAVSHEPVNEADLYRSVLLEGNYDVFIARHPGLDEYDALRGLLHSQFANERGWQNPFHFTDVTVDDHLERQRTTRGTERREVLGDLFEYLGETPPYTTVGFPNRIGGVHDAIDASVPPRRPLDYVDLLSREPDDDSREGPLTVGIYGSGLGERLNPIVVDRNRVPGLLGLLYDPLARRRETRLTNAADGYVPWVADAITWTESDSLEATVTLRDGLTWHDETAFDADDVAFTYRFLQDTSMGEVEGGVPAPRYRDRQTLVETVEAVDDGTVRFAFSDTTRSAAARVFAVPILPQHVWEPRSAIVAEHQPEALVTDNVEAMGSGLFQLHAVTDEGIELEPFADHVLRDETTDRPDVLEGFSQFDGLTYQIEPNPGSMIESLRNGDIDITGSPVPPSELEGIRSGEETSVLTGRTNAFYMIGFNSSQHPDLGNPNFRRILARLIDREHAVREFFGGHGEPATEFSSLLGVRNEEWTFDDRAAASIFPGSDGKIDADRVHALFEDVGYRYEDGSLLG encoded by the coding sequence ATGAACGACGCTCCGTCGATCACCCGGCGAGGAGTGCTCGCCGGCGCCGCCGGGATAGCGACCGGTTCCCTCGCCGGCTGCTCGGAGCGTCTCTGGTCGCGAGCGGAGAACTCCGGCCCCGAGCAGGTCGAACTCACGATCAAGACGCTGCCGACGGAGGACGACGAAATCGCCGCGATGATCATGAGTCAGTTCCGGGAGAACCTCCGTCGGGCCGGCATCGCCGTCAGTCACGAACCGGTCAACGAGGCCGACCTCTACCGGAGCGTCCTGCTCGAGGGGAATTACGACGTCTTCATCGCCCGCCACCCCGGCCTCGACGAGTACGACGCCCTCCGCGGGCTGCTCCACTCCCAGTTCGCCAACGAACGAGGCTGGCAGAACCCCTTTCACTTCACCGACGTGACCGTCGACGACCACCTCGAGCGACAGCGGACGACCCGCGGGACCGAACGGCGCGAGGTGCTCGGCGACCTCTTCGAGTACCTGGGCGAGACGCCGCCCTACACGACGGTCGGGTTCCCGAACCGGATCGGTGGCGTTCACGACGCTATCGATGCGAGCGTGCCGCCGCGTCGCCCCCTCGACTACGTCGACCTTCTCAGTCGGGAACCGGACGACGACTCCCGCGAGGGCCCGCTGACGGTCGGGATCTACGGCAGCGGACTCGGCGAGCGACTGAACCCGATCGTCGTCGATCGGAACCGAGTCCCCGGTCTGCTGGGACTGCTGTACGATCCACTGGCGCGACGCCGCGAGACCCGCCTCACGAACGCCGCCGACGGGTACGTTCCCTGGGTAGCGGACGCGATCACCTGGACGGAGTCCGATTCGCTCGAGGCGACCGTCACGCTTCGAGACGGGCTGACCTGGCACGACGAGACGGCATTCGACGCGGACGACGTCGCCTTCACCTATCGGTTCCTGCAGGATACCTCGATGGGCGAGGTAGAGGGCGGCGTCCCGGCGCCGCGGTACCGCGACCGACAGACCCTCGTCGAGACGGTTGAGGCGGTCGACGACGGGACCGTTCGCTTCGCCTTCAGCGACACCACCCGGTCGGCTGCGGCCCGCGTGTTCGCCGTGCCGATCCTGCCCCAGCACGTCTGGGAGCCGCGGTCGGCGATCGTCGCCGAGCACCAGCCCGAAGCCCTCGTCACCGACAACGTGGAGGCGATGGGCTCCGGGCTGTTCCAGTTGCACGCCGTGACGGACGAGGGGATCGAACTCGAGCCGTTCGCCGACCACGTCCTCCGCGACGAAACGACCGACCGTCCGGACGTCCTCGAGGGATTCTCGCAGTTCGACGGGCTCACGTATCAGATCGAGCCCAACCCCGGGTCGATGATCGAATCGCTCCGGAACGGCGATATCGACATCACCGGGTCCCCGGTTCCGCCGTCGGAACTCGAGGGAATCCGCAGCGGGGAGGAGACGTCGGTTCTCACGGGCCGGACGAACGCGTTCTACATGATCGGCTTCAACAGCAGTCAGCACCCCGACCTCGGGAATCCGAACTTCCGACGGATCCTCGCGCGGCTGATCGATCGGGAACACGCCGTCAGGGAGTTTTTCGGCGGCCACGGCGAGCCCGCAACGGAGTTCAGTTCGCTGCTGGGCGTTCGCAACGAGGAGTGGACGTTCGACGACCGCGCGGCCGCTTCGATCTTCCCCGGGTCCGACGGGAAGATCGACGCCGACCGTGTTCACGCCCTCTTCGAAGACGTCGGCTATCGATACGAGGATGGCTCCCTGCTCGGCTGA
- a CDS encoding HalOD1 output domain-containing protein, which yields MSSPEDASTSSNAVPPSQAIVAAVADREGVDVTEIEPPEYEPLFTVVNPEALDELFDRPSAGPARVHLEYAGYAITVHGDGRVDVDDPPSSNESVGRRTEE from the coding sequence ATGTCCTCGCCAGAGGATGCGTCGACGTCCAGCAACGCGGTTCCGCCGAGCCAGGCGATCGTCGCCGCCGTCGCCGACCGCGAGGGCGTCGACGTCACCGAGATCGAGCCCCCGGAGTACGAGCCGCTGTTTACGGTCGTCAACCCGGAGGCGCTCGACGAACTGTTCGATCGGCCGTCCGCCGGCCCCGCTCGCGTCCACCTCGAGTACGCGGGCTACGCGATCACCGTCCACGGCGACGGCCGCGTCGATGTCGACGATCCCCCGTCGTCGAACGAATCCGTCGGCCGCCGAACGGAGGAGTAA
- a CDS encoding cryptochrome/photolyase family protein codes for MNLHWHRRDLRGPDNRALARAATDAVVPVFVLDPTVLEYASPIRVACMLEALESLRAWYRERGGDLVIARGEASAVIPRLADEYGADAVSWAEDYSGLAAERDRAVTAALEDRGLEPRPVRDALHHEPGSITPNKGDHYSVFSYFWKKWRDREKLDPVDAPDAAALADPSGGTGASTDATTDSIPSLADLGFADPEATPPTVTRAAARERLESFCSGPIYRYDETRDVPAADATSRLSVHHKWGTIGPREVYAATERALERAETEAQREDVTAFRRQLAFHEFYTHVLAFNPDLVVADFTAYENGIDWRNDPDELAAWKAGRTGYPIVDAGMRQLRTEGWVHNRVRMIVASFLTADLLVDWREGYDWYRQHLADHESANDAAGWQWAASTGPDAQPYFRVFNPMKQGREYDPDAEYVREYVPELADADPDEIHDWHDLSADRRAAVAPDYPAPIVDHAERRERAIAAFERARGSDS; via the coding sequence ATGAACCTACACTGGCACCGGCGCGACCTTCGCGGCCCCGACAACCGCGCGCTCGCTCGCGCGGCGACCGACGCGGTCGTTCCGGTCTTCGTTCTCGATCCGACCGTCCTCGAGTACGCCTCGCCGATCCGGGTGGCGTGCATGCTCGAGGCGCTCGAGTCGCTGCGCGCGTGGTACCGCGAGCGCGGCGGCGATCTAGTGATCGCCCGCGGGGAGGCGAGCGCGGTGATCCCGCGTCTCGCCGACGAGTACGGCGCCGACGCGGTCTCCTGGGCCGAAGACTACAGCGGCCTCGCCGCCGAGCGCGACCGGGCCGTCACCGCGGCCCTCGAGGACCGCGGGCTCGAACCGCGGCCGGTTCGCGACGCGCTCCACCACGAGCCGGGATCGATTACGCCGAACAAGGGGGATCACTACTCGGTCTTCTCGTACTTTTGGAAGAAGTGGCGCGACCGGGAAAAGCTGGATCCGGTCGACGCGCCGGACGCCGCTGCCCTCGCGGATCCGAGCGGCGGGACAGGAGCGAGCACGGACGCAACGACGGATTCGATTCCGTCGCTCGCCGACCTCGGCTTCGCGGACCCCGAGGCGACGCCGCCGACGGTGACTCGCGCGGCCGCCCGCGAGCGCCTCGAGTCGTTCTGTTCGGGACCGATCTACCGGTACGACGAGACGCGCGACGTCCCGGCCGCCGACGCGACCTCCCGGCTCTCAGTCCACCACAAGTGGGGGACGATCGGACCGCGGGAGGTGTACGCCGCGACCGAGCGGGCGCTCGAGCGCGCCGAGACCGAGGCCCAGCGGGAGGACGTCACGGCGTTTCGCCGGCAGCTCGCCTTCCACGAGTTTTACACCCACGTTCTCGCGTTCAATCCCGACCTCGTCGTCGCGGACTTCACTGCGTATGAGAACGGAATCGACTGGCGGAACGACCCCGACGAGCTCGCGGCCTGGAAAGCGGGGCGAACGGGATATCCGATCGTCGACGCCGGAATGCGCCAGCTACGGACCGAGGGGTGGGTCCACAACCGCGTGCGGATGATCGTCGCCTCGTTCCTGACCGCGGACCTGCTCGTCGACTGGCGGGAGGGGTACGACTGGTACCGGCAGCACCTGGCGGACCACGAGTCGGCGAACGACGCCGCCGGCTGGCAGTGGGCGGCCTCAACCGGCCCCGACGCCCAGCCGTACTTCCGCGTCTTCAACCCGATGAAACAGGGTCGAGAGTACGATCCGGACGCCGAGTACGTCCGCGAGTACGTGCCCGAACTCGCCGACGCCGACCCGGACGAGATCCACGACTGGCACGACCTGTCCGCGGACCGGCGCGCGGCGGTCGCGCCCGACTATCCGGCTCCGATCGTCGACCACGCCGAGCGGCGGGAGCGAGCCATCGCGGCGTTCGAGCGAGCGCGCGGCTCGGACTCGTAA